A window from Chryseobacterium vaccae encodes these proteins:
- the hutI gene encoding imidazolonepropionase, with translation MKLLGPFRQVVTLANLPLRGKLSDEQLEIIVDGGIVVDNNIIQKIGNFDTLRSENPTIEIEKMGGEQVVLPAFVDSHTHICFGGNRANDFAMRNAGKTYLEIAESGGGIWSSVQHTRKASEEELLKTLLERIKFLVDLGITTIEVKSGYGLDVENELKMLRIIKKAQESTKATLVPTCLSAHLKPRDFEGSNPEYLEYILTEILPKVKEENLAQRVDIFIEKSAFQPEESKDFLLKTKDLGFEITVHADQFTPGSSRIAVEVGAKSADHLEATVDEDIQFLAESDTVATALPGASLGLGEKFTPARKLLDAGAIVAIASDWNPGSAPMGNLITQASILATFQKLTTAEVLAGMTYRAAYALNLEDRGKLEPGKKADFVTFKTNNFQNILYNQGSLSAEHVYIDGNLVK, from the coding sequence ATGAAATTACTAGGACCATTCAGGCAGGTAGTAACACTTGCCAACTTACCATTAAGAGGAAAACTTTCTGATGAGCAACTGGAAATTATTGTTGACGGAGGAATTGTAGTAGATAACAATATCATTCAGAAAATTGGAAATTTTGATACGTTAAGATCAGAAAACCCAACAATAGAAATTGAAAAGATGGGAGGAGAACAGGTTGTTCTTCCTGCCTTCGTAGATTCACATACGCACATCTGTTTCGGAGGAAACAGAGCTAATGATTTTGCAATGCGTAACGCCGGGAAAACATATCTGGAAATCGCTGAAAGTGGAGGAGGAATCTGGAGTTCTGTACAGCACACAAGAAAAGCTTCAGAAGAAGAATTGCTGAAAACATTATTAGAAAGAATCAAATTTCTGGTTGATCTTGGAATTACAACCATTGAAGTAAAAAGCGGTTACGGTCTGGATGTGGAAAATGAATTGAAGATGCTTCGGATCATCAAAAAAGCACAGGAGTCCACTAAAGCTACTTTAGTTCCCACCTGTCTTTCTGCTCATTTAAAGCCTAGAGACTTCGAAGGAAGCAATCCTGAATATTTAGAATACATTCTTACCGAAATTTTACCAAAAGTAAAAGAAGAAAACTTGGCACAGCGTGTCGATATATTTATTGAAAAATCTGCGTTCCAGCCAGAAGAAAGTAAAGATTTCTTACTTAAAACTAAAGACTTAGGTTTTGAAATTACTGTTCACGCAGACCAGTTTACCCCGGGAAGTTCTCGAATAGCTGTGGAAGTAGGAGCAAAATCCGCAGATCATCTGGAAGCAACGGTTGATGAAGATATTCAGTTTTTAGCAGAATCGGATACAGTGGCAACAGCACTTCCGGGGGCAAGCTTAGGGTTGGGAGAGAAATTTACTCCGGCAAGAAAATTACTGGATGCAGGTGCTATTGTAGCGATTGCAAGTGACTGGAATCCGGGATCGGCACCTATGGGGAATTTAATTACCCAGGCTTCTATTCTGGCAACATTCCAAAAACTGACGACGGCAGAAGTTCTGGCAGGAATGACTTACCGTGCTGCGTATGCTCTTAATCTGGAAGACAGAGGGAAACTGGAACCTGGTAAAAAAGCAGACTTTGTGACGTTTAAAACCAATAACTTCCAGAATATCCTTTACAATCAGGGAAGCTTAAGTGCAGAACATGTTTATATTGATGGAAACCTTGTAAAATAA
- a CDS encoding MBL fold metallo-hydrolase — protein MKLYPIQCGKFKLDGGAMFGVVPKSLWEKTNPADERNLIELGTRSLLVEDGKKLILIDCGLGNKQDDKFFGHYSLWGDDNLDKNLKKFGFIREDITDVFLTHLHFDHCGGAIEWNDDRTGYRPAFKNAQFWTNENHWQWATEPNAREKASFLKENIIPMQESGQLNFLPLPTTGNYGFAPDLKMDVIFVDGHTEKQMLPVIQYQEKTIVFAADLIPTAGHINQVYVMGYDTRPLLTLEEKGKFLKQCIDNEYLLFFEHDAHHELASLKMTEKGVRLDETYSFNDVFGY, from the coding sequence ATGAAGCTATATCCAATACAATGTGGAAAATTTAAACTGGATGGCGGTGCCATGTTTGGCGTCGTCCCAAAGAGTCTGTGGGAAAAAACCAATCCTGCAGACGAAAGAAACCTGATTGAACTGGGAACCCGTTCACTGCTTGTTGAAGACGGAAAGAAACTAATCCTGATAGACTGCGGTCTGGGTAATAAACAGGATGATAAATTCTTCGGGCATTACTCGCTTTGGGGCGATGATAACCTTGATAAGAATTTAAAAAAATTCGGTTTCATAAGAGAAGACATTACGGATGTTTTCCTTACTCACCTTCATTTTGACCACTGCGGAGGTGCTATTGAATGGAATGATGACAGAACGGGATACAGACCCGCCTTTAAAAACGCACAGTTCTGGACCAATGAAAACCACTGGCAATGGGCTACAGAACCTAATGCCAGAGAAAAAGCCAGCTTTCTGAAAGAAAATATCATTCCAATGCAGGAAAGCGGACAGCTCAACTTTTTACCACTTCCTACAACAGGAAATTACGGATTTGCCCCTGATTTGAAAATGGACGTGATTTTTGTGGACGGACATACCGAAAAACAGATGCTTCCGGTTATTCAGTATCAGGAAAAAACAATTGTCTTTGCTGCGGATCTTATTCCTACTGCAGGACACATTAACCAGGTGTATGTAATGGGCTATGATACAAGACCTCTCCTTACTCTTGAAGAGAAAGGAAAGTTCCTGAAACAGTGTATTGACAATGAATATTTACTATTCTTTGAACACGATGCCCATCATGAACTGGCCAGTCTTAAAATGACAGAAAAAGGAGTAAGGCTTGATGAAACCTATAGTTTTAATGATGTTTTTGGATATTAA
- a CDS encoding BCCT family transporter yields the protein MNFQNVRSTFNKGVTIPSLLFIIGTCFLSAVYPQPTENILNEIKQFIFVNLNWVYVWSVTLFVIFLVYLLFSKYANIKLGANDSKPEYSFFSWISMLFAAGMGIGLIYFSVAEPMQHYSSDVFADNHYVSRAKQAQLYTFFHWGIHAWAIYGVVGLSLSYFAYRYRLPLSLRSCFYPLLKNKINGKWGNAIDVFALCCTFFGITTTLGFGVVQISSGLNILHITPENSFMYQIIIVVTLVALSVMSAISGVGKGVKILSNINVISVIGLLIFVLILGPTVYLIGSFTEGLGNYINNFFNLTFNTHVYEKNALPWFYDWTILYWAWWISWSPYVGLFIARISKGRTIREFILAVLILPTLFNFIWMSVFGNSAIWFDLNIANGQLSQFATDPDALMFRFLEYLPLSEFTGFFVILIILIFFVTSADSGIFVMNSIATKNAGKSPKWQVVFWGVLLAVLSLLLLNVGGLKALQSMTLITALPFSIVVILFMVSLMKGLVIDQKYYDRNFSVSTVPWSGEFWKERLKNIVSFKDNASVDHFIQVKGKEAFTELQQEFATNGIKAQINHGENPVRIEIEIHQGVVNNFVYGIENQIKTVSEHIMNEENLPEIDDNKTHYPRSYFGDGREGYDVQYFTKNELISDVLKHYERFLEIISEERNEMFISSNANQKKE from the coding sequence ATGAATTTTCAAAATGTTAGATCTACTTTTAACAAAGGGGTCACTATTCCGAGTTTGCTCTTTATTATAGGAACCTGTTTTTTGTCTGCAGTTTATCCACAACCAACGGAAAATATCCTGAATGAAATCAAACAATTCATATTCGTTAATTTAAATTGGGTGTACGTTTGGTCTGTAACGCTTTTTGTAATTTTCCTGGTATATCTGCTGTTTAGTAAATATGCTAACATTAAGCTGGGAGCGAATGACAGTAAGCCGGAATATTCCTTCTTTTCCTGGATTTCCATGCTGTTTGCCGCAGGAATGGGGATTGGATTAATCTATTTTAGTGTGGCTGAACCCATGCAGCATTATTCTTCAGACGTTTTTGCGGATAATCATTATGTAAGCCGGGCCAAGCAGGCGCAGCTCTATACCTTTTTCCATTGGGGAATCCATGCATGGGCTATTTATGGAGTGGTAGGACTTTCTTTATCTTACTTTGCTTACCGTTACAGGCTTCCGCTTTCATTACGAAGCTGCTTTTATCCCTTGTTAAAAAATAAGATCAACGGAAAATGGGGCAATGCTATTGACGTTTTTGCCTTATGCTGTACTTTCTTTGGAATCACTACCACGCTGGGATTTGGAGTGGTACAGATCAGTTCCGGACTGAATATCCTTCATATTACGCCTGAGAACAGTTTTATGTATCAGATCATCATTGTGGTTACCCTTGTTGCTCTTTCCGTAATGTCTGCCATCTCTGGAGTAGGAAAAGGAGTGAAGATTTTAAGTAATATCAATGTCATTAGTGTGATAGGGCTCCTGATTTTTGTGCTGATATTGGGACCAACAGTATATCTGATCGGAAGTTTTACAGAAGGACTGGGAAATTATATCAATAACTTTTTCAATCTTACCTTCAATACCCATGTTTATGAGAAAAATGCATTGCCATGGTTTTACGACTGGACCATCCTGTACTGGGCATGGTGGATTTCCTGGTCTCCATATGTAGGCTTGTTTATTGCGAGGATTTCCAAAGGGCGTACAATACGAGAATTTATCCTTGCAGTCTTAATATTACCAACGTTGTTCAATTTTATCTGGATGTCCGTATTCGGAAACAGTGCCATTTGGTTTGATTTAAATATTGCCAACGGGCAGTTAAGTCAGTTTGCCACAGATCCGGACGCATTAATGTTCCGGTTCTTAGAGTACCTGCCTTTATCAGAATTTACAGGATTCTTCGTGATTCTTATCATTCTTATCTTTTTTGTTACATCAGCAGATTCGGGAATATTTGTCATGAACAGTATTGCCACCAAAAATGCCGGTAAATCTCCAAAATGGCAGGTTGTATTCTGGGGTGTTTTATTGGCTGTTCTTTCTCTTTTACTGCTGAATGTGGGAGGTTTGAAAGCACTACAAAGCATGACCTTAATTACAGCATTACCGTTTTCCATTGTAGTAATTCTGTTTATGGTAAGCCTGATGAAAGGATTGGTGATAGACCAAAAATATTATGACAGAAACTTTTCAGTGTCTACTGTTCCATGGTCTGGTGAATTCTGGAAAGAACGTTTAAAAAATATCGTTTCCTTTAAAGATAATGCTTCCGTAGACCATTTCATTCAGGTGAAAGGCAAAGAAGCCTTTACAGAACTGCAGCAGGAATTTGCGACCAACGGAATTAAAGCGCAGATAAATCATGGTGAAAATCCTGTCAGAATAGAAATAGAAATCCATCAGGGGGTTGTGAATAACTTTGTCTACGGTATCGAAAATCAGATAAAAACAGTTTCTGAACATATCATGAATGAAGAAAACCTGCCGGAAATTGATGATAATAAAACCCATTATCCAAGATCCTATTTTGGAGACGGAAGAGAAGGTTATGATGTGCAGTATTTTACCAAGAATGAATTAATTTCTGACGTGCTGAAGCATTATGAACGGTTTTTGGAAATTATTTCAGAAGAACGAAATGAAATGTTCATCAGCAGCAATGCCAATCAGAAAAAAGAATAG
- the coaE gene encoding dephospho-CoA kinase (Dephospho-CoA kinase (CoaE) performs the final step in coenzyme A biosynthesis.), whose protein sequence is MEELHSETQKAEPEPSPKIIGLTGGIGSGKTTVARFIEELGFPVYYSDDRAKSIVNDNEDLKIKIKELLGEDAYDKDGLYDRKFVAGKVFNNKDLLQQLNEIIHPAVRIDFEEWVKKQTKYLVFKETALLFELKLNRQCYKSLLVTAEDNIRTKRVMDRDGKTYREVEAVMEKQMPEKDKIRLADCIIYNNTNLEDLKEQTEKIIFTIE, encoded by the coding sequence ATGGAAGAATTACATTCAGAAACACAGAAAGCAGAACCGGAACCATCACCCAAGATTATTGGACTCACCGGAGGAATAGGATCAGGAAAAACAACGGTTGCCCGTTTTATTGAAGAATTGGGGTTTCCGGTTTATTATTCGGATGACAGAGCAAAAAGTATCGTCAACGATAATGAAGATTTAAAAATAAAGATCAAAGAATTATTAGGAGAAGATGCCTATGATAAGGATGGTCTTTATGACCGGAAATTTGTTGCCGGAAAAGTTTTCAACAATAAAGATCTGCTCCAGCAATTAAACGAGATCATTCACCCTGCAGTAAGAATTGATTTTGAGGAATGGGTAAAAAAACAAACGAAGTATCTGGTTTTTAAAGAAACAGCTTTATTGTTTGAATTAAAACTTAACAGGCAATGTTATAAGTCTCTTTTAGTGACGGCAGAAGATAATATCAGAACCAAGAGAGTGATGGACCGTGATGGCAAAACCTACCGCGAAGTAGAAGCTGTTATGGAAAAACAGATGCCTGAAAAAGATAAAATAAGACTGGCAGACTGTATTATCTATAACAACACTAATCTGGAGGATCTTAAAGAACAGACCGAAAAGATCATTTTTACTATTGAATAA
- the ruvB gene encoding Holliday junction branch migration DNA helicase RuvB yields the protein MPDFLHPDKENYSHEELMQEEQIRPQSFKDFAGQRKTLENLEVFVSAAKRRGGALDHVLLHGPPGLGKTTLANIIANELGVNCKITSGPVLDKPGSLAGLLTNLEENDVLFIDEIHRLSPVVEEYLYSAMEDYKIDIMLETGPNARSVQIGLNPFTLVGATTRSGMLTKPMLARFGIQSRLEYYSVELLSMIIQRSSRVLGSTIYEDAAIEIARRSRGTPRIANALLRRVRDFAEIKGNGEIEINITKYALNSLNVDEFGLDEMDNKIMRVMIENFKGKPVGISALATSIGENPETVEEVYEPFLIQEGFIIRTPRGREVTDKAYKHLNISRPKNPGELF from the coding sequence ATGCCAGATTTTTTACATCCAGATAAGGAAAATTACTCGCATGAAGAGCTTATGCAGGAAGAGCAGATCCGGCCCCAGAGTTTTAAAGACTTTGCGGGTCAGAGAAAAACGTTGGAAAACCTTGAGGTTTTTGTATCGGCTGCCAAAAGACGTGGTGGCGCTCTCGATCATGTTCTTCTTCATGGTCCTCCGGGCCTGGGTAAAACCACTTTAGCGAATATCATTGCCAATGAACTGGGAGTAAACTGCAAGATTACTTCCGGCCCTGTATTGGATAAACCGGGAAGTCTGGCGGGACTGCTGACTAATCTGGAGGAAAATGATGTTCTTTTTATTGATGAAATTCACCGTCTTTCTCCTGTAGTGGAAGAATATCTTTATTCTGCGATGGAGGATTACAAAATAGATATTATGCTGGAAACCGGCCCTAATGCACGCAGTGTACAGATCGGGCTTAATCCTTTCACTCTGGTAGGAGCTACCACCCGAAGCGGAATGCTGACTAAACCCATGCTGGCCAGATTCGGGATTCAAAGCAGGCTGGAATACTATTCTGTAGAGCTTTTATCTATGATTATTCAGAGAAGTTCAAGAGTTTTAGGAAGCACTATTTATGAGGATGCAGCCATAGAAATAGCCCGAAGAAGCCGCGGAACTCCAAGAATTGCCAATGCTCTGCTGAGAAGGGTACGCGATTTTGCTGAAATAAAAGGGAATGGTGAGATTGAAATCAACATTACAAAATATGCCCTGAATTCTCTTAACGTAGACGAGTTTGGTCTGGATGAAATGGATAATAAGATCATGCGTGTCATGATTGAAAATTTTAAAGGGAAACCGGTCGGAATTTCCGCTTTGGCAACCTCTATCGGAGAAAATCCTGAAACTGTAGAAGAGGTGTATGAACCATTCCTAATCCAGGAAGGTTTTATTATTAGAACACCGAGAGGAAGGGAAGTCACTGACAAAGCCTACAAACATTTAAATATTTCAAGACCTAAGAATCCGGGAGAACTTTTCTGA
- the hutG gene encoding formimidoylglutamase translates to MFQDIWQGRLDGEELLFHRLFQRVKDEHNYDTISTNDFVMHGFAVDEGVRRNKGRLGAKDAPDVIRKNMSNFPVIFPDFSLLDFGNITCENGDLETAQNSLAKNVSKVLLKGGKSLVLGGGHEVTYAHYLGVKTAFPEQKIGIINIDAHFDNRQPEKKVGPSSGTGFWQIAQEGPINSLHIGIQRNSNTLKLFDTAHQYGMKYILADELFFENLPSIYQRIDELLDNVDYAYLTICMDVFNASIAPGVSASAYNGIFADATFMHFYRHILKNKKVVSLDAAEVNPSFDIQDRTARLAACLLNEWFMV, encoded by the coding sequence ATGTTTCAAGATATTTGGCAGGGTAGACTGGATGGAGAAGAGCTTCTTTTCCACAGGCTGTTTCAGAGAGTAAAAGATGAACACAATTACGATACTATTTCAACGAATGATTTCGTTATGCACGGTTTTGCCGTAGATGAAGGAGTACGAAGAAATAAAGGACGCCTCGGAGCAAAGGATGCACCTGATGTGATCAGGAAAAATATGTCCAATTTTCCGGTTATTTTCCCTGACTTTTCTTTGCTGGATTTCGGAAATATCACTTGTGAAAACGGAGACTTGGAAACGGCTCAGAACAGTCTTGCTAAAAATGTATCAAAAGTCCTTTTAAAAGGAGGAAAATCATTAGTGCTGGGCGGAGGCCATGAAGTAACTTATGCCCATTATTTAGGAGTGAAAACTGCTTTTCCGGAACAGAAAATAGGGATCATTAATATTGATGCTCATTTTGATAATAGACAGCCGGAAAAAAAAGTAGGGCCAAGCTCCGGAACAGGATTCTGGCAGATTGCACAGGAAGGACCAATCAATTCCCTGCACATAGGAATCCAGAGAAATTCAAACACATTAAAACTTTTTGATACCGCTCATCAGTACGGGATGAAGTACATTCTTGCCGATGAACTCTTTTTTGAAAACCTTCCATCCATTTATCAGCGTATTGACGAATTGCTGGACAACGTAGATTATGCCTATCTTACTATTTGTATGGATGTATTCAATGCTTCCATTGCGCCCGGCGTATCAGCTTCTGCCTACAACGGGATCTTTGCGGATGCTACTTTCATGCATTTTTACAGGCATATCTTAAAAAATAAAAAAGTAGTGTCACTGGATGCAGCAGAAGTAAATCCTTCTTTTGATATTCAGGACAGAACAGCAAGGCTGGCAGCCTGTCTTTTGAATGAATGGTTTATGGTGTAA
- a CDS encoding DUF695 domain-containing protein, whose translation MGIFDKILGKKDPGQEIRTYKDFWNWFQTREKDFYEIVKNREVSSIEKDFFDVLSPKLRQINEHFYFLTGMSDDTTAELIITVDGEIKNMVFAEELINAAPKYNHWLFTALKPAKNIDHIALQMNGYEFTRDNVFFYSNESEEYPDEIDLTFVYEGVNEENKGQITTGICIFLDHFLGELNFATQIDVFNIIGKDQAKKELVPIEKLKDFLLWREKEFTEKYEKVKRANEEDTFSVLRATLGNERPLIACMNLPLLQYDAKASYPWISVLKFQYNGDNNDGLPEKEDFEKLSDIEDKAIEELKEKGYLYIGRETADNVKECYFAGKDFREISKIFKAIQDSNPEYKASFRIFKDKYWQYFKYYNNAV comes from the coding sequence ATGGGCATTTTTGATAAAATCCTCGGCAAAAAAGATCCAGGACAGGAAATTCGTACCTATAAAGACTTCTGGAACTGGTTTCAGACCAGAGAGAAAGATTTTTACGAAATTGTGAAAAACAGAGAGGTGTCATCCATTGAAAAGGACTTTTTTGATGTTCTCTCTCCTAAACTGCGCCAGATCAATGAACACTTCTATTTTCTTACAGGGATGTCTGATGATACTACTGCAGAGCTCATCATTACGGTAGACGGAGAAATAAAAAATATGGTTTTTGCTGAAGAATTAATCAATGCTGCCCCGAAGTACAATCATTGGCTGTTTACCGCTTTAAAACCGGCTAAAAATATAGATCATATAGCCCTTCAGATGAACGGTTATGAATTTACACGGGATAATGTTTTCTTTTATTCCAACGAATCGGAAGAATATCCGGACGAAATTGATCTTACATTTGTTTACGAAGGTGTAAATGAAGAAAATAAAGGGCAGATTACCACCGGAATATGTATATTTTTAGACCATTTTTTAGGTGAATTGAATTTCGCAACGCAAATTGATGTATTCAATATCATTGGAAAAGATCAGGCAAAAAAAGAATTGGTTCCTATTGAAAAGCTGAAAGATTTCCTGCTATGGAGAGAGAAGGAATTTACAGAAAAGTATGAAAAGGTAAAAAGAGCTAATGAAGAAGATACATTTTCTGTTCTCAGAGCTACTTTAGGCAATGAAAGACCGCTTATTGCCTGCATGAATCTTCCATTACTACAATATGATGCAAAGGCTTCTTATCCCTGGATTTCTGTTCTTAAATTTCAATATAATGGAGATAACAATGACGGACTTCCTGAAAAAGAAGATTTTGAAAAATTAAGCGATATTGAAGATAAAGCTATTGAAGAACTGAAAGAGAAAGGATATTTGTATATAGGTAGAGAGACTGCTGATAACGTCAAGGAATGCTATTTTGCAGGAAAAGATTTCAGAGAAATTTCTAAAATTTTTAAAGCAATACAAGATAGCAACCCTGAATACAAAGCCTCATTCAGAATCTTTAAAGATAAATATTGGCAGTATTTTAAATATTACAATAATGCCGTTTAA
- a CDS encoding FMN-binding negative transcriptional regulator, giving the protein MFIPKLYRSEDFDVMRTIISENSFALLISSVDKIRATHSMMMLNENDPENVYIETHISKANPQAKTLKDGDEVLCDFLGAHTYISSSWYDHINVSTWNYEAVQIYGKIQLMNSEELYLHLEKLTSKYEKFQQCPMMVKDMGQEFVKKEMKGAFGLKIIPTEIFIKQKLSQNRKEGDFQSIISHLENSSDIYGAKIAEKMKLIQK; this is encoded by the coding sequence ATGTTTATTCCTAAATTATACAGAAGTGAAGATTTCGATGTGATGAGAACAATTATCAGCGAAAATTCTTTTGCTTTATTGATTTCCTCGGTGGATAAAATCAGGGCCACCCATTCTATGATGATGCTTAACGAAAATGATCCTGAAAATGTTTATATTGAAACTCATATTTCCAAAGCCAATCCTCAGGCAAAGACTTTAAAGGATGGCGATGAAGTACTGTGTGACTTTTTAGGAGCCCATACTTATATTTCAAGCAGCTGGTATGATCATATTAATGTTTCAACATGGAATTATGAAGCGGTACAGATTTATGGAAAAATACAGTTAATGAACTCTGAAGAGCTTTATCTGCATCTTGAAAAACTGACTTCCAAGTATGAAAAATTTCAGCAGTGTCCGATGATGGTTAAAGATATGGGACAGGAATTTGTAAAAAAGGAAATGAAAGGGGCTTTTGGGCTGAAGATCATTCCGACGGAAATATTCATCAAACAGAAGCTTTCGCAAAACAGAAAAGAAGGGGATTTTCAAAGTATCATTTCACATCTTGAAAATTCTTCTGATATTTATGGAGCAAAGATTGCTGAAAAAATGAAATTAATACAGAAATAA